In Mangifera indica cultivar Alphonso chromosome 1, CATAS_Mindica_2.1, whole genome shotgun sequence, a single genomic region encodes these proteins:
- the LOC123212780 gene encoding lactosylceramide 4-alpha-galactosyltransferase-like — MLKWKVPKLPSLSVVSYADIAFVIYTGIFSFYRSANLVDITACQIYTAPQNPSDVSEAAVKSKENTMGSRPLLHKQATIEEEEDDDTEKFGPRQFLSADSLLKSNPQACLMIISKSLDTKRGYKILKPFLDRGFKVVAVTPDVPFLVRNTPAEAWLEDIKNGKSDPGAVLYKYGGVYMDTDFLVLKNFKGLRNAVGVQIIDEASQNWTSVNGALQIFDIWHPMLFQFMKEYATNFSPHIWGENGPYLVSRVIKRLGAGRSPVYNISILPRKAFYPVDWVNISRLYKKPATEEESKWVEETMAKLSRESYAIHLWNQVSKRMVTEEGSVIDRLYASHCLICYKIT, encoded by the exons atgttgaagtggAAAGTTCCCAAATTGCCTTCCCTCTCTGTTGTTTCATATGCTGACATAGCTTTTGTCATCTACACAGGTATCTTCAGCTTTTACCGTTCTGCAAACCTTGTCGATATTACAGCTTGTCAGATTTATACAGCGCCACAGAATCCAAGTGATGTCTCTGAAGCAGCAGTAAAGAGTAAAGAAAATACCATGGGATCCAGGCCATTGCTTCACAAGCAAGCAacgattgaagaagaagaagatgatgaca CAGAGAAGTTTGGACCCAGACAATTTTTGAGCGCAGACTCTCTGTTGAAGTCCAACCCTCAAGCATGCTTGATGATTATATCGAAATCCTTGGACACAAAGCGCGGTTACAAAATCCTGAAACCATTCCTTGATCGCGGGTTTAAAGTTGTCGCAGTCACACCAGATGTGCCTTTTTTGGTCAGGAACACGCCCGCTGAAGCTTGGCTCGAAGACATAAAGAATGGAAAATCGGATCCGGGTG CTGTATTATACAAGTACGGAGGAGTTTACATGGATACAGATTTcctagttttgaaaaatttcaaagGATTGAGGAATGCAGTTGGAGTCCAAATTATAGACGAAGCCTCTCAGAATTGGACGTCAGTGAACGGTGCATTACAGATCTTCGACATTTGGCATCCAATGTTATTCCAATTCATGAAGGAATACGCCACAAATTTTAGCCCACACATTTGGGGAGAAAATGGACCGTACTTGGTTTCTAGAGTTATTAAGAGACTAGGAGCCGGACGCTCACCAGTTTACAACATTAGTATTTTGCCCAGAAAGGCGTTTTATCCAGTAGATTGGGTTAATATATCAAGGCTGTATAAGAAGCCCGCGACGGAAGAAGAATCAAAATGGGTAGAAGAGACGATGGCAAAGTTAAGCAGAGAAAGCTATGCCATACACCTATGGAATCAAGTATCAAAGCGGATGGTGACCGAAGAGGGAAGTGTTATAGATAGATTATATGCATCTCACTGTTTGATTTGTtataaaatcacataa